Proteins from one Mycobacterium sp. EPa45 genomic window:
- the radA gene encoding DNA repair protein RadA → MAKARSQYRCSECRHVMAKWVGRCPECGTWGTVDEVAAASAAGSTAQRAVVPSSPAVPISSINPDRTRHFPTGVDELDRVLGGGVVPGSVSLLAGDPGVGKSTLLLEVVHRWAANGRRALYVSGEESAGQIRMRAERTGCTHDEVFLAAETDVNTVLGHIEAVQPSLVVVDSVQTMTAGDTDGVVGGVTQVRAVTTALTAAAKSGGVALLLVGHVTKDGAIAGPRSLEHLVDVVLHFEGDRNSTLRMVRGVKNRFGASDEVGCFLLQDNGIQGVSDPSGLFLDERPIPVPGTAVTVTLDGKRPLIGEVQALLAYRPENAPQRRAVSGVDSSRAAMIAAVLERRASLKVSATDIYLSTVGGMRLMDPSSDLAVAMAMASAYADLPLPSTTVVIGEVGLAGDLRRVTGMDRRLAEAARLGFTEALVPVGCGAVPKGFRAIESATIGDALRSMLSIAKRPYDKVITQLRREGSSNDLDAVDNKWL, encoded by the coding sequence GTGGCCAAGGCGCGTTCGCAATATCGCTGTTCGGAATGCCGCCATGTGATGGCCAAATGGGTCGGCCGCTGCCCTGAGTGCGGCACATGGGGCACCGTCGACGAGGTAGCCGCGGCGAGCGCTGCCGGCAGTACCGCTCAGCGTGCGGTCGTTCCCTCCTCCCCGGCGGTGCCGATCAGCTCCATCAATCCGGACCGCACCCGCCACTTCCCCACCGGGGTGGACGAACTCGACAGGGTGCTCGGCGGTGGTGTGGTGCCCGGCTCGGTGAGCCTGCTGGCCGGGGATCCCGGAGTCGGCAAGTCCACGCTGCTGCTCGAGGTTGTCCACCGGTGGGCGGCTAACGGGCGGCGTGCACTGTATGTCTCCGGTGAGGAGTCGGCGGGTCAGATCAGGATGCGCGCCGAACGGACCGGCTGCACGCATGACGAGGTGTTCCTGGCCGCAGAAACCGATGTCAACACCGTGCTCGGCCACATCGAAGCGGTGCAGCCCAGTCTTGTGGTGGTCGACTCCGTGCAGACGATGACCGCAGGGGACACCGACGGCGTGGTCGGCGGGGTCACCCAGGTTCGCGCGGTGACGACGGCGCTGACCGCCGCGGCGAAGTCGGGCGGCGTGGCGCTGCTGTTGGTCGGTCACGTCACCAAGGACGGCGCGATCGCCGGGCCGCGGTCGCTGGAGCATCTGGTGGATGTGGTGCTGCACTTCGAAGGCGACCGCAACTCCACGCTCCGCATGGTCCGCGGAGTGAAGAACCGCTTCGGCGCCTCCGATGAGGTCGGCTGTTTCCTGTTGCAGGACAACGGCATTCAAGGGGTTTCTGATCCGTCCGGGCTGTTCCTCGACGAACGTCCCATCCCGGTGCCCGGCACCGCGGTGACGGTGACACTCGACGGCAAGCGCCCGTTGATCGGCGAGGTCCAGGCCCTGTTGGCCTACCGCCCGGAGAATGCGCCACAGCGGCGGGCAGTCAGCGGGGTGGACAGCTCGCGCGCCGCGATGATCGCCGCGGTGCTCGAGCGGCGGGCCAGCCTCAAGGTCAGCGCCACCGATATCTACCTGTCCACCGTCGGCGGCATGCGGTTGATGGACCCATCCTCGGACCTGGCGGTCGCGATGGCGATGGCGTCCGCCTACGCCGACCTACCCCTACCCAGCACCACGGTGGTGATCGGCGAGGTGGGCCTGGCGGGCGATCTGCGGCGCGTCACCGGCATGGACCGCCGACTGGCCGAAGCCGCTCGCCTCGGCTTCACCGAAGCGCTCGTGCCAGTCGGCTGCGGGGCGGTTCCCAAAGGCTTCAGAGCCATCGAGTCGGCCACCATCGGCGATGCTCTGCGCTCGATGCTGTCGATCGCGAAACGGCCCTACGACAAGGTCATTACGCAGCTTCGGCGGGAGGGGTCGAGTAACGACCTCGACGCCGTGGACAATAAGTGGCTGTGA
- the disA gene encoding DNA integrity scanning diadenylate cyclase DisA, whose protein sequence is MSTVNGAGGSVQPTTATLRETIGRLAPGTALRDGLERILRGRTGALIVLGYDERVETICDGGFSLDVRFAPTRLRELSKMDGAVVLSTDGSRIVRANVQLVPDPTIPTDESGTRHRSAERTAIQTGYPVVSVSHSMNIVTVYVAGERHVVADSATILSRANQAIATLERYKARLDEVSRQLSTAEIEDFVTLRDVMTVVQRLEMVRRIGLEIDYDAVELGTDGRQLRLQLEELLGGNDTARELIMRDYHANPDPPSKAQVASTLAELDSLSDTELLDFTALSRVFGYPSTAEAQDSALSARGYRAMAGIPRLQFAHVDLLVRRFGSLQGLLAASATDLQSVEGIGAMWARHVREGLSQLAESTIADRLV, encoded by the coding sequence GTGAGCACCGTCAACGGGGCCGGCGGTTCCGTCCAGCCGACGACCGCCACACTGCGCGAGACCATCGGGCGGTTGGCGCCGGGCACTGCCCTGCGTGACGGCCTGGAGCGCATCCTGCGTGGTCGGACGGGTGCGCTGATCGTGCTGGGCTACGACGAACGGGTCGAGACGATCTGCGACGGCGGGTTCTCCCTCGATGTGCGTTTCGCGCCGACCCGGTTGCGCGAACTGTCGAAGATGGACGGCGCGGTCGTGCTGTCCACCGACGGCAGCCGGATTGTGCGGGCCAACGTTCAGCTGGTACCGGATCCGACGATCCCCACCGACGAATCCGGGACGCGGCACCGCTCGGCCGAGCGCACCGCGATCCAGACCGGCTATCCGGTCGTCTCGGTCAGTCACTCGATGAACATCGTCACCGTGTACGTCGCCGGAGAGCGCCACGTGGTCGCCGACTCGGCCACCATCCTGTCGCGCGCCAACCAGGCGATCGCGACGCTGGAACGCTACAAAGCTCGCCTCGACGAGGTGTCCCGGCAGCTGTCCACCGCCGAGATCGAAGACTTCGTCACCCTGCGCGACGTCATGACCGTGGTGCAGCGGCTGGAGATGGTTAGACGCATTGGGCTCGAAATCGATTATGACGCAGTCGAACTCGGCACTGATGGTAGGCAGCTGCGACTGCAGCTCGAGGAGCTGCTCGGCGGAAATGACACCGCGCGTGAACTGATCATGCGCGACTATCACGCCAACCCGGACCCGCCGTCGAAGGCTCAGGTCGCCTCGACGCTGGCCGAACTGGATTCGCTGTCGGACACCGAACTGCTGGACTTCACCGCGCTGTCGCGGGTGTTCGGCTATCCCTCGACCGCCGAAGCGCAGGATTCAGCGCTCAGCGCTCGGGGTTATCGCGCGATGGCCGGCATTCCGCGGCTGCAGTTCGCCCACGTCGACCTGCTCGTGCGCCGCTTCGGTTCGCTACAGGGACTGCTCGCGGCCAGTGCCACCGACCTACAGTCCGTCGAAGGCATCGGTGCGATGTGGGCGCGCCACGTCCGCGAGGGTTTGTCGCAGCTGGCCGAGTCGACGATCGCCGACCGCCTGGTCTAG